One Gemmatimonadota bacterium DNA segment encodes these proteins:
- a CDS encoding CPBP family intramembrane metalloprotease has product MVFLSKLKHDQGRESAQQNWGILFPLILLITHEIFTVILLEFPTFLVYLTKVSPFFEERLTKISPKYILRVGNELVITIVNISIIIIIRYILRIRYDTSFNQMGLSFCNFRKYLFYGGTIGIIKSTVIIIPILMIWPEYTESYKRIDILQGASVLQGVSLFFGYFLGMIIAGPLCEEILFRGLFFSALRKYVNLFWAILISACLFSFTHGFFPVMISAFLSAILLCFLYEKTRSLMLCITIHAVGNVFNNLYFILFSFII; this is encoded by the coding sequence ATGGTTTTTTTATCAAAATTAAAGCATGATCAAGGTAGAGAGTCAGCCCAACAGAATTGGGGAATTCTATTTCCTTTGATTCTGCTGATTACCCACGAAATTTTTACTGTAATATTATTAGAGTTCCCTACTTTCCTGGTCTATTTGACAAAAGTTTCGCCATTTTTTGAAGAACGACTGACAAAAATTTCACCAAAATATATTTTACGGGTGGGAAATGAACTGGTCATTACGATTGTCAATATATCAATTATTATAATTATAAGATATATTTTACGGATTCGATATGATACTTCGTTCAATCAAATGGGGCTATCCTTCTGTAATTTTAGGAAATACTTATTCTATGGAGGAACAATAGGGATAATTAAATCAACAGTGATCATAATTCCCATTCTTATGATCTGGCCAGAATATACAGAATCTTATAAGAGAATTGATATATTGCAAGGAGCAAGTGTATTGCAAGGGGTAAGTCTTTTCTTTGGTTATTTTTTGGGAATGATTATAGCAGGTCCTCTTTGCGAAGAAATTTTATTTCGCGGTCTCTTTTTTTCTGCCCTCAGGAAGTACGTCAATTTATTCTGGGCTATCTTGATTTCTGCATGTTTATTTTCGTTTACTCATGGCTTTTTTCCCGTCATGATTTCTGCTTTCTTGTCCGCCATATTACTGTGTTTTCTTTATGAAAAGACCAGATCATTAATGTTGTGTATAACTATCCATGCGGTCGGTAATGTCTTTAATAATCTGTATTTTATTCTGTTCTCATTTATTATTTAG